In Candidatus Sysuiplasma acidicola, the genomic window GAGAGACTCACACTGAACGGTGCTCTGAAGACGGGACTGAAGTACGGCGAAAACCCGTACCAGCGGGCCGCCTCATACACAAAATGGAACAGCGGCGACGATTCCATACTCTCTGCCGAAATAGATGGTGGAAAAGAACTATCGTACAACAATCTGCTCGATGTCAACATGGCAGTCGAGCTGATATCCGGGTTCTCATTGCCTGGTGCTGTGGTCGTCAAGCACGCCAATCCCTGTGGCGTCGCGACAGCCGACGATGCCTTCAAGGCACTTTCGAGTGCGTTTGAAACGGATACCCTGTCCGCGTATGGTTCTGTGATTGCCGTGAACAGGAACTTGAATGCAGAAAGCGCGAGTTATCTCTCGGGGAAATTTGTAGAGGTCATAGTTGCCCCTGGTTACGACACTGAAGCGCTTGGAATATTAAGAAAGAAAAAGAAGCTGCGCATCATAACATATCGCGGGAAACCTGCTCGGGAAGGCAGTAATTTTGATGTCAGACGGGTGATCGGCGGATATCTGGTCCAATCGGTTGAGACCCCAGAGGTCCTGAATAGTGATTTGAAGATCGTAACAAAAAGAGCCCCCACAGATGAGGAGATGGCCGGTTTGCTCTTCGCCACAAGAATCGTGCGGTTTCTCTGGTCCAATGCCATTGTGCTTGCAAGCGGAACAAAGACCGTGGGCATCGGCGCCGGTCAGAGCAGCCGGGTTGACGCCGTGAAAATAGCTGTCTCGAAGAGCTGTGGAAAGTCGCGGGGCAGCGTCATGGGCTCTGACGCTTATTTTCCTTTCCGGGACGGCATCGACGAGGCTGCCAATGGCGGGGTTACGGCTGTGATGCAGCCTGGCGGCTCAATAAGGGATGCTGAAGTCATAAGGGCGGCAGATGAGAACGACATGGCAATGGTCTTTACAGGGATAAGACTTTTCAGACATTGAGATGGCAGACATGCATAGCTGCAGGACGATAGATGGAAAGAAGATCGCGGCATCGATAAGGGCGGGGACGATTGAACTGCTCAGCGCCGGTGGAGGCAGTTCGAAACCGGTTATTCTGACTGTTAGCATCGGAAACGATCCTTCGGTGGAAAGTTATGCCAGGCAGAAAGAGAAGGAGGCGGCTTACACCGGCATCGAATTCAGGAGAGCACACTTTGGTGCCGAGGCAGACGAGGGGGAGGTCACGGACCTCCTCCGAAAGGGTGCAAACGACGCAAATGTGAATGCGATAATGATACATGCGCCAACACCGCCGGGATTCGACATCGACAGATTGAGTGCTGCCATTCCGCCGGAGAAGGATGTTGACTGCCTTACCAGCGTTAGCCGCGGAATGCTGTTTTCCGGAAAGCCGATGTTTGCCCCTGCGACCGCTGAGGCCGTGATAGAGATACTGAAACACGAGCACATAGTTACGTCGAAAAAGCATGTCGTGATAATAGGAAGGAGTCTCACCGTCGGAAAGCCGTTGGCGAGTCTGCTGCTGATGCGCGGACAGTACGCCGATGCGACAGTCACATTATGTCATTCGGCGACCGACGACATAGCGAAATACACCAGACAGGCAGACATCCTGGTGGCTGCGGCAGGCAGGGCACATCTCGTGACGGGAGAAATGATACGGAGCGGTGCAACGGTGATAGACGTGGGCATCAATCCATTGCCGGTGCAGGGATCTGAACGCAGACAGGATATCACCGGTGACGTCGACTTCGACTCCGCTTTTCCGATCGCTGGAGTAATGACACCTGTACCCGGTGGCGTAGGGCCTGTGACATCTGCAGTCCTGATGAGGAACGTTGCCAGAGCCTGGCTGAAGGGAATCAGCCGACGACGACCAGATCGTATTTCATCTGCAGAAGATCGTGACTAGCTATGTAATCTCCGCCGATCGCCCGCAGCCTGTCTATGGACGCTAGCTCACTCTTCGGATCATACATTATTCCTGTCACATCACGGCGCTCAAGATTTTCCATCAGGGGACATGCATCACCCATGTATACAATCCGTTTGCCGCCGGCCTCTATGACTACAGATTGATGGCCCGGTGTATGGCCCGGCGTCTCAATCACATTCAGGCCCGAAGCTATGTTGCTGTCCCCGTCCACCAGCTCGAATTGCAATTCGTTGAAAAACTCCCTGACGTAGCCCCCTCTCATCCACCGATCAGGATTGTTTGCATAATGCAATTCCTGTTTCTGGACAAAATATCTCGCTTTTCTGAATAACCTGTTGTTCCCGCAGTGATCCATGTGCAGGTGTGTGTTAACCACGATTGTAATATCATCAGGAGTGAGGCCAAATTCGGAAAGACTTCCGACAATATCCTTCTTCTTCGTATATCTCACATGTTTTGCGAGACTGTCCGGCAGTGGAGCGATGCCCGTATCAACAATAATGTTTTCGTTATCCGTCCTGACAAGCAGCGGCTTGAGCGCTGCCATGTATTTTATCCCGTAATAGGGTGTTTTCATGTAAACGAGCATTCCCATATCCAGTTCGAGATAACCGTCCTCAAGAAGGTGAACTTCCTTTACAGGCATAATCGATCTGAACGCAATGACAGGCCCATAAATCAATCTTGCCTGTACCGCCGCATTGTCGGGAGAAGGAAAGGCAACGTGCTGTTCGCTTATGCAACGGCGCTAAGCAGGAGTCGACAATTAAATAAGAATGCCCGTTCATACGGCTGCCGGGATGCACGTAGATGGTCGAGTCAGCAGAGTCAGCATATTCTACACATTTTGCCGGTCCTGAAGAGGAAGCACTCGGTATTGTGTTCGGCAACGCCGGCACGTATGAATTCGAATTCGTCGTCACAGGTAATGTGGAGAGAAACGAATACGTCCAGGTACAGCACGAATCTTACGGTTGGATACTGGGGACAGTACAGGAGGTAAAAGTCAGGACGGATCTTTCGGACGAAGGCGCAAAGCGCATAGCCCTCGGGGAGAACGTGCAATTCGAGAGGACTACTATCGGCTCTGTCCGTGTATTCGGATATCCGGATGGAAAGGGCGGTATCAGTTCACCTGGAACGCCGGTTTCACCCGGGACACAGGTATTCCGTGCCACCGATGAAGCCATATCCTCAACGCTCGGCCTTAGTTTCAGGAAGAATGGCGCATACGTCGGCTCACTCAGAGGCCGCGACATA contains:
- a CDS encoding N-acyl homoserine lactonase family protein, which codes for MPVKEVHLLEDGYLELDMGMLVYMKTPYYGIKYMAALKPLLVRTDNENIIVDTGIAPLPDSLAKHVRYTKKKDIVGSLSEFGLTPDDITIVVNTHLHMDHCGNNRLFRKARYFVQKQELHYANNPDRWMRGGYVREFFNELQFELVDGDSNIASGLNVIETPGHTPGHQSVVIEAGGKRIVYMGDACPLMENLERRDVTGIMYDPKSELASIDRLRAIGGDYIASHDLLQMKYDLVVVG
- a CDS encoding bifunctional 5,10-methylenetetrahydrofolate dehydrogenase/5,10-methenyltetrahydrofolate cyclohydrolase, whose amino-acid sequence is MADMHSCRTIDGKKIAASIRAGTIELLSAGGGSSKPVILTVSIGNDPSVESYARQKEKEAAYTGIEFRRAHFGAEADEGEVTDLLRKGANDANVNAIMIHAPTPPGFDIDRLSAAIPPEKDVDCLTSVSRGMLFSGKPMFAPATAEAVIEILKHEHIVTSKKHVVIIGRSLTVGKPLASLLLMRGQYADATVTLCHSATDDIAKYTRQADILVAAAGRAHLVTGEMIRSGATVIDVGINPLPVQGSERRQDITGDVDFDSAFPIAGVMTPVPGGVGPVTSAVLMRNVARAWLKGISRRRPDRISSAEDRD
- the purH gene encoding bifunctional phosphoribosylaminoimidazolecarboxamide formyltransferase/IMP cyclohydrolase; translation: MGEFALELQKFGIGFYATDSTGAYLETHGINVRRISDITGFSNLLDGRVKTLHPSIFASILAVRGDPEHMKQLSSLNMPPIDIVVSDLYPFESAVREPNRRLEHMLENIDIGGVSLIRAAAKNFQNVAVVTEKRQFKEVVQDLEKNGGSFSDHLLRELCISAYRKTAYYDSVIAEALSGMLGIDGFPERLTLNGALKTGLKYGENPYQRAASYTKWNSGDDSILSAEIDGGKELSYNNLLDVNMAVELISGFSLPGAVVVKHANPCGVATADDAFKALSSAFETDTLSAYGSVIAVNRNLNAESASYLSGKFVEVIVAPGYDTEALGILRKKKKLRIITYRGKPAREGSNFDVRRVIGGYLVQSVETPEVLNSDLKIVTKRAPTDEEMAGLLFATRIVRFLWSNAIVLASGTKTVGIGAGQSSRVDAVKIAVSKSCGKSRGSVMGSDAYFPFRDGIDEAANGGVTAVMQPGGSIRDAEVIRAADENDMAMVFTGIRLFRH